In Clostridium omnivorum, the DNA window AGTCCAATGCACGATGCCCTTGCTATGAGTGCAGTAATTAATGATACTATCTTTAGATTTGTAAAGCTTCCGGTTCAAGTTGATACCTGTAACAGTATTTCAAAGGGACAAAGTGTTGCAGATTTCAGGCCCTTTCCTGAAGGCCCTACAAATCAACTTCCACAAAACATTGCTTATGATTTTGATTACAATCAGTTTATAAATAGCTTCTTAACAGTAATGACACGACCTTTGGCAAAGTAATAATTTTTGAATAAAGTAAAACTATAAATATATTTAAATATTTATATGACTTTATATAAAGAAAATGCCGCAAACTACTTTCTAATAGTCTTGCGGCACTCTTTTAATCCTCAACTATACATTATTTTTATAAATTCCCCAATACCACCTTAATTTCATTCTGCAATAAGATTATTATTTTTTGCAAATATATTTAATCTCTTAATTTCTTTCTTATCTTCAATTTCGTTCACTATTTTATTATACAAGCTTTTTGCATCTGTATTTCTTCCAAGCTTTATTAGACAATCTATTGTCCAAACAAGACCTTCAGCATAGTGAAATTTCTTTTCGTAGGAAAATAGCTTCTCAAATGTTTTTTCATAATAGTTTACTGCTAGTTCATATTCCTTTAATTTGTAATAGCTATTAGATATAGTAAATAGTACAGTAATCATCTCTTCTGTGTCTAATGTGAATTTATCTAATATCTCTAGGGCCAAGTCTATGGCCCTTTTCCACCTTTTACCTACAAGATGCATTTCCAGTACTTTCATATAATCATTTTTAGTTTTTGGCTTATAACTCTTTTTATAAATAAATGAAGCAATAACAATTATACATCCCGATATTACAATTACACTTCTCATTTTTTATCCTAACCATCCATTATTCTTTAAGTATCATATGCATAAATTAAATCTTTAACAATAGAACCTATCCAATTCCTGCAGAACTAAATTCATCAACTTAAATTATTATTAAATTATAACTAAATTGAAGCGAAATATAAATTATTAATATTATGAACCCTATAATGCTTAATTGGACACTTCTCTTCTTGTATGTAAGCTCTCCACTTTTTTTAAATCTTTTCCCAAGGTACAATGAAAATCCAATAAAAGCAATTGCTAAAATTAATATTAATATTAGTATTACTTGTAGCCAAAACATTTTACCACCGCCTAAAATAAAATTCACAGATGCGGCCCTAGGATATCAATTTAACTATATGTTCTTCTACAATTGCCTGTCTCAAGCTAAAATATCATAAACCACATTGCTATACAGCTTCACAGCTTTTATAAGGTCCGCTTCATTAAAATCAAAATTTGAGCTGTGATGTTCTCCCATTAAGTCACTTCCAAACATGATGTAAGTGGCTTTGCCTCCTGTGGCTTGGACTCTTTCCATCATGTAGGCAATGTCTTCACTAGCTCCAAATTTAACTTTTTCATGGTGAATTTTATTGTAAACTCCCATATGAGCTGCAGCATTTTCAACTATTGCTGCCATTTCTTCATCGCTTATGGCACTAATTGAACTTCCCATATATTTTATATGAACTCTGGTTCCATGCATTTCTGCAGAAGCTTTTAATATCCTCTCTGCATAACTTTTCATGTACTCATTTAGCGCTGTGGTTTCTCCCCTAGTCTCTATGATCATATAGGCCCTTTCAGGAATAACATTTCTTTGCACTCCTGCCTGCAAGCAACCTACATTTATCCTTGTTTCACCCTCACTATTTCTTGGAATTGAGTACAAGTTCATAACTGCTGAGGCAGCTGAAAGCAGTGCGTTATCTCCCTTTTCTGGAGCTGCTGCTGCATGAGAAGCCTTTCCGATAAATTCTGCATCTATCTTAGATGTTGATAAAAATCCGCTGGTACCACATACTAATTCACCTGATTTTCTAGAATTTATTCCAATGTTCCCACTTATTAGAAAATCCACATCCTCCAGTACTCCAGCTTCTACCATGGCCTTAGCTCCTCTAACGCCTTCTTCCGCTGGCTGAAATATTAGTTTCACTGTACCTTTTAGTCTTTCACTAATCTGCGCTAATATTTCAGCTACTCCAAGGCCTATAGCTGCATGTCCATCATGCCCACATGCATGCATAACATTTTTCTCTATGGAAGAAAAGCCTTCTCTGTATGGTTTATGAGAAATATCTTCACTCTCATTAATTTGCAGTGCATCTATGTCAAACCTCAATGCCACAATAGGACCTTTACCATTTCCTACGGATGCGACTACCCCCGTAAAACCGTCTTTCATCTCTTCTGCTATTTTTTTATCTGCACCATAGCTTAAGGCTTTTTTCAGGTTTTCCTTAAGGATAGCTTCCTCAGGTACATCCATCCTAAAAGCTTCCTTAAGAACTTCCCTTCCAAGCTTAACCTCATATCCAAGTTCTATAAGCCTTCGCGCAATTAGTGAAGCCGTTCTAAATTCCATGAACCCTAGTTCAGGATACTTATGAAAATCTCTTCTCATTTCAATAATCTTGCTTTCTATATTATCGGCCAAGCTATTTATTGTTTCATCCATTGTAATCACTTCCCAAGCATTTATTTATGCTAAAATTTAATAGTGCCCAAATTCACAGCCCCCATTTTTTCCATAAAGCTCATCAATAAGAACATACCTGGAATCCCTTTTTTCATAAAGCTTTACTATCCCCTTTGCATGCTGGCCATTCCACAGTTCCGTACGGCTTTTTTCACCTCTAGGATTTTCATGGTTAACCTTACTCATAGATTTCTTGTCACATACAAAGCTGACTTCAATTTTACTTGTTTTATTGGAAACATTTATGTTCCACATAATTATATTTTCATTTTCTCTGAAGTCGACTTCTTGCTTTGAGCCATCAAGTACCTTTAAAAAATCATATTCGTATATCTTTCCTTTATAGGAAAAGTCAGCTAGTACCTTTTCAGTGAATTTAGCTCCAAAAACAACAGGGCACCCTCCCCTTAATTCGAGGCTAGTTTGTTCCATCATATCCCCAGATATTGCACTTTTAAAATTATTGCAGTTAAGCCATATCCATGGATTTGTAAAATCTTTTCCCCTAGCAAGTAATCTTTGCTTTAGCTGATTAGAACTTTTCTCTTCATATAAACTCTTTGACCCCATAAATTCTCGCCCCTATCTAAGAAATTACTAAGCTATTTCATAGCCTTTCTCAATAGCTTAATTTTTTTCTTATTATAAGGTGGAAAAACTAAGCTAATATTAACCTTAGTACTCTTTTTTAGCACACTCTTCATATGTGAGAAGGTTTCAAAGCTCTTATGTCCATGATAGGACCCCATACCTGAATATCCTACGCCTCCAAAGGGCAATAAGGGATTTGCTAAGTGAGTTATAGTATCATTAACACAGCCTCCGCCGTAGGACACATTTTCTATAACCTTTTTCTCTATAATGTTATTTTCAGTAAATAGATATAAAGCTAAAGGTTTAGGTCTGCTATTTATCTTCTTTATGGCTTCATTAATATCTTCGTATTCAATAATTGGAAGAATAGGTCCGAATATTTCATCTTCCATAACCTTATCCTCAAAGGTCACATTATCCAAAATAGTTGGAGCAATGTACTTTTCTTCAACATCGAAGTCTCCTCCTAAAATCACCTTATCCTTATCAATTAAATCAATGAGCCTCTTCATCTGCCTGTCATTTATAATCCTGCCATAATCTGCACTGTCTTTTGGGTTTTCTCCATAAAAGTCTTTTGTTTTTTCTATAAGCTCCTCAATTAATTGCTTTTTCACAGCCCTGTGCACAAGAATATAATCTGGAGCAACGCAGGTCTGTCCTACATTCATAAACTTTCCCCAAGCTATTCTTTTAGCAGCTATGTCTATATTTGCATCTTTATCAACTATGCAGGGGCTCTTCCCCCCTAACTCCAAGGTTACTGGAACAAGGTTTTTAGCAGCTGCCCCCATAACTATCTTTCCAACTCCAATACTGCCTGTAAAGAAAATGTAATCAAAAGGAGCATTTATAAGAGCTGTGTTATTATCTCTTCCTCCTCCAACTACTCTAATGTATTTTTCATTAAAATTATCCACAATAATCTTCTCCACTACAGCTGCTACATTTGGTGTATACTCTGAAGTCTTAACTACTGCACAGTTTCCAGCGGCTATGGCTCCTACTAGAGGCTCAAATATAAGTTGAAATGGATAATTAAAAGGTCCCACTATAAGTACTGTTCCAAAGGGTTCAGGATATATATAGCTTTTTGATTTGAAATGAACTATAGAAGTTCTTACCCTTTTTACCTTTGCCCATTTTCTGATGTTCTTTATAAAATTACCTATACTGTCATATAAAAATCCTATTTCTGTTGCGTAGGACTCAAATTCTGATTTATGCAGATCCTTGTATAGAGCTTCCACAATTGATTTTTCATTTATTTGAATAGCATTCTTAAGCTTTTCAAGCTGTGCTATTCTAAATTCTATACTTCTTGTTTCCCCAGTTTGAAAGTAATCCCTATGCTCTGACAGCATGCTTAATACTTTTTCATTATTCAATATTTCCATAGTGCCCCTCCATTCATATAATGTATATGCTATAATAATCAAACTAATATATTATACTTATCTGAGCTCACAGCTTTTTTCTATTAAGCCTATTAGGACTTTTATTTTCTCTATTGGTTCTTTAAGTGTTAGATAATAAAAGTTCTCGGTACCCTTTTTTTCACTGTCTACTATCCCAGCCTGCTTTAAAGCCTTTAAATGGTGTGATATAGCAGGTCTTGAAAGTGGCATCTTTTCCGTAATCATATTGACATTAAAGCCCTCTTCTCTCTCCGCAAGCACCATAAGTATATTTTGTCTTATTTCATCTGCTAATACTGAAAATAGCGGTATACATTCCCTAAATACATTTAAAATATCTTCTACATCTTTTTCTGTTTTCATATTTTCTCCTATACGTTTATTAGTTTAATCTTTTAAACCATTGTAAAACAACTTCAAAATTATGTCAACTTATTATTGACATAACATGCTTTTAGGATTATAATGAACGTAGTTCATAAAATTAAAATTTATAGTTCTTTAATCATTTTTTATGAACATTACTTTTCATCAGTGTTATAACTTATGAAAAATATCATGTTGTAATTCATGTAAATAGATACTTATGAAGTTAATTTTGAAATCTATTTAGCATGAATTTATTTAAAGTTTTTTATGAACAAGGTTCACATAAATACAAATATCTATTATATTAATGGAGGTTTAATATGAAAAAAAAGAGTTCAAACTTAATACTAATTTTATTTCTACTAGGAATTTTTATGGGAGCAATAGATACAGGAATAGTCTCCCCTGGCAGGGAACTTATACAAAACAGCTTTGGGGTAGATAGAAGTGCAGGTACTTGGATGTTAACATTATACACCCTTGTTTATGCTGTATCCATGCCTATAGTCAGCAAAATGGGAGACAAATTTGGATATAAAAAAGCCTATATATTTGGTATCGCTACTTTTGGTTTAGGTTCATTACTATGTGGTCTTTCCAACTTTTATGGAACCTTTTCCTTTTTCCTAATTTCTCGTGGAATTCAAGCACTAGGCGCAGGTGGAATAATGCCAATTGCAAATGCAGTAATAGGTAACAGCTTCCCTGAAGAAAAGAGAGGAACTGCACTAGGCCTTGTTGGTATGATATATGGAGTAGGAAATATTCTTGGGCCTACACTAGGAAGCAGTATAATTGATTTAGCTGGTTCTAGTCATTGGGGATGGATATTCTTTATAAATGTACCTATCAGCTTAATAATACTATTATTCAGTTATAAATTAAAAAATACAAAAGCAGAAACTCAAAAGCCAATGGATTTAGCAGGTGCAGTAGTGCTTGCTGGGGTAATAAGCAGTATTATGTACGCACTAACTAATTTAGACTTTTTCCACTTTACCACTAGTATAAAAGCAACTAATGTTTATCCATACTTAATAATCTTTGTTGTATTAACTCCATTTATGGTATTTATTGAAAGTAAAGCTAAAGACCCAATACTAAATATAAAATACTTTAAAGACAAGCAAATGTTAACTATATTAATAATTTCCTTTATTGTTGGTATTGGAATGATGGGTATGGTATTTGTACCTCAATTCTCGGAAAATGTATTAAAACTTAAAGCTGGCAGCGGTGGATATCTTGTAACTTTACTTGCAGTATTCTCAGGTGTGGCTGCTCCAGTAAGTGGTAAGCTTATTGATAAAAAAGGTGCTCGCTTTGTTTTATGCTTAGGCTTCCTATTTACTATTACAGGTACCCTATTTCTTGGATTTATAGCTACTAAGCTTTTAAATTTTATAGGCATATTCATAGGCCTTGCTTTAATGGGACTTGGTGTAGGTTTTACAATGGGTGCTCCATTAAACTATCTTGTTCTTGAAACAGTACCGAAGGAAGAAAGCGCCACTGGGCTTGCAACTATGTCTCTTATGAGATCCATAGGACTTGCAATATCTCCAAGCGTAATGATTGGCTTCATTGTTGACGCCGCTAAAAATCTTCAGCCTAAACTTATGGAGGTTTTGGCTGTTGCAATGCCAAAAGGCATGTCTATGCCTGCTGCGACTTCAGGTTCAAGTTCAGGCGCCTTTAAAGCTCTACAAAATGCTGATGTAACTACTATTGTTCCTATGCTTAAAACAGCAATAACCAGCATGGTTCCAAGTCAAGCTAAGCCAATGGTAGCTAAAGCTATTGATCCTATTAGCAATAAAATAGTAGATACCTTCCAATCAGTGATGAATACTGGTTATACTCATATGTTTGTTGCTGCAGCCATTATAGCAGTTTGTGGTTTTAGCTTTACACTAATTCTTAGAGGAAAAGCTGAAGCTGATAATGTAATTGATGACTTTATGCTAAATGAAGACTAATTAAAATAAGGAGTGCTGCAAGATATACTAGCAGCACTCCTCATTATTTTTAACTATTCATATATGCTATAATAGTCCTCGCCCCAATACTTTTGAATAAATTCATCTCTTCCAGATATCTTTCTGTCTTCCTTATATTCCTTAGAACTTTTCTTGTAAAAATCCTGATGGTACTCTTCAGCCTCATAAAACTTCACTGCCTCAAGTATTGGAGTTATTACTTTACCAGGAAATCTGCCTGATTCATCCATAGCCTTTTTAGATGCTTCAGCCTTTTTTCTCTGCTCTTCTGTAGTGTAAAAAATAGCAGTTCTGTAGGAAGGGCCTCTGTCCTGAAATTGACCGCCATCATCTGTTGGATCAACCTGCCTCCAATAAGCTTGAAGCAGCTTGTCATAATCTATTACCTGTGGATCATAGATAACCTTAACAACCTCATAATGCCCGGAAGTTTGTGACTTAACATCCTTATAGGTCGGATTTTCTAAATGTCCCCCTGTATATCCTGATTTTACTTCCTCAATTCCATCTAAAACATCAAAGGGTGAAACCATACACCAAAAGCAGCCTCCAGCAAATATAGCTGTCTCATATTTTTTATCCTTATTATCAAGTACCATTTATAATTACCTCTTTTCTAATAATTCTATTTATATAAGTGAATTTACCTTTTCTAAAAGCTTCATAAAAGCTTCTTCATCCTTTTTCTCTAGATACATATTTACAAGTGAACGAGTGGACATTTTATTTAAACCTTTAAATCCATTTTCTAATATTTCACCTAGAACATTAACAAAGGTTTCATTGCTCTTGTCAATATCCTTCAGCATCTTATTTGCTGTATCCTCAATAATTTCTTTTTTAATAACCTCTTTAAGCTTTTCATTGTACTCCACCATGAATTCTTGTACTTCTTCAGGATATGTTGAAAAATCCTCTGACATTAAATCCTCTATGTTAAACATACTGCCTCCTAAGTTTTACCTTACAATAAATATTCATTTATTATTATGTCTTAATTATATTGATTTTTGTAGAAATTTTCTATACTTATTTAAAGATCACTTAGTAAGCCCTTAATTCTTACAATATATATCCATACAAAATACTAACCTTTCATTTGTTTTCACAATATTGAAAAAATTATATTTGTATTATTCTTCCATGGGGTTTATACTGATAAGTATAAAAGATGAATAAGGGGAGTTTTATGATGGGTGTAAAAAATGAATTGCTAAAAGAAGCTGAGCTTACTAGATCAGTGAATTTATGTGATGAGAGAGGTCAACTGCTTGAAGAAGCTATTGGCTGGTCCAGACAGCCTGTATTTAATTGCAACCTTTCAAAGCATTTTTTACGAAAAAAGAAATGGAACTATTGGTGTGTAACAAATAGCGATTGTCTTTTTTCCATTACTATATCCAACTTAGACTATGCAGCTATGGTATTTGCATACTTTCTAGATCTTAAAACCTTTAAATTTATTGAGAAAACTGTGGTAACTCCTTTTGCAAGAGGTTGTTCAATACAAGAAAATGTACATACTCCAGTATGCTTTGAACATTCTGAAATGAAGGTAGACTTTTTAGAGGAAGATAACAATACTCACATACTAGTAAAATGCAAAAATTTTGATGGCATGCCTATGTCTGCAGACTTTAAAGTTATTTATCCAGAAGGTCATGAAACCTTAAATGTGGTTATACCTTGGAACAAAAAAACCTTTCAATTTACTTCTAAGCAGGAATGTCTTCCTGTAGATGGTACTCTTACTATTGGAGAACAGTTATATAATTTTAATAAAGCTGACACCTTTGCCTGTTTGGATTTTGGAAGAGGGGTATGGCCAAGACAGATTTCCTGGAACTGGGCCAATGCTTCCGGTATAAGTAATAATAGAGTAGTTGGTTTTAATTTAGGTGCCAAATGGACTGATGAAACCGGCATGACAGAAAATTGCCTAGTTGTAGATGGCAAAATAACAAAGCTCAGTGAAGATATTATATTTGAGTATGATAACGCTAACCTTATGAACCCGTGGACTTTAAAAACAGGTATAACAGATAGGGTTAACTTAATATTTACACCTATTTATGAAAGAGTATCAAAATCTAACTTTTTAGTTATTAAATCTGATATGCATCAAATGGTTGGCCACTTTTCAGGTACCATAATTACTGACTCAGGTGAAACTATAAAAGTTAATAATATTTTAGGCTGCTCAGAAGAGCATTTTGCAAAATGGTAAACTTATTTTAAATAATAATTTATAAGCTGTAAAATAGGGTATAATGTTCTTATAGGATAAAACCTTATATTTTTACAACTTGCCATATGCTAAGTGTTTTATGAAATATACAAAAGGAGAGTGGTAGCTATGAAACCTGTAGTTATGCTTATTACAGACTGGTGTCCACACTGCAAAAGAGCTGCAGCCTGGATGAAAGAGCTAGAAACCGAAACCCCTGACTTTTCTCAGGTTGAAATTAGAGTTATAGATGAGGAAAAAGAGCCTGAGCTTGCTAAAAAGTATGATTATTACTATGTTCCAACCTACTATGTTGGGGACATAAAGGTTCATGAAGGAGTTCCTACAAAGGATATAGTTCGCAGCGTGTACGAAAAAGCGCTTGAATAATCACATTAATGAAAAGTATTCAATTAAACAAGCAGCCCTTGAAAAAGTTAGAAAATGCCTAACAATTTCAAGGGCTTTTTTATTATTTATTTATTGCATCTAGACTCTTTTGTATTTCTGCCTTTACCATTTCTGACAGATTATTTTGTTCTTCCCTGGTCATGGTTTTTGTCTCTATTGGCTTAGATATAATTATATCCATCTTAGTAGGCTTAATATGTAAAAAACCTTTTCCATCAGTAAGTCTATATACATTGTTTAGGGCAACTGGAACTACAGGCACTCCTGCTTTTGTAGCAAGCTTCATACTTCCTTTTTTAAACTCACCCATATTAGGTCCCTTGCTCCTTGTTCCCTCAGGGGCTATGGACATGGAATAACCAGACTTTAGAAGTTCTACTCCCTCAAGGATTGACTTCACAGACTCTCTGCTGTCTTCTCTATCCATAAAAATACAATGTATTTGTTTCATCCAATAGCTTACTGCCGGAACCTTTTCCAGCTCCTTTTTAGCAATAAAGCCTTTAGGTTTATCAATATATCCAATCATTATAAGAATATCAAAATACTCTTGATGATTATGTACAAATAAGCAATTTCCTTCTGTCAGGTTTTCCGTTCCAACTACATTTATAGTGCAGCCAGTACCCTTCAATATCTTCCTTGCCCATGTTTTTACATAATTAAAGGCATAGCTTTCCACTTCTTCCTCTGTCATATTTTTCTTCAATATCTCAAATTTCAATCTGCCTATATACAGAGAAATAACCACATAAATTCCAAACATCACATTGTATATCTTTCGCATTTGTATTGTCTCCTAATCCTTTTATATATCGTCCTAATTTTAACACTTTTTAATATCTTTATTCAAGTGAAGTTTTAAAACTCTCTAAGGATCTTTTAATTATAAATTATTTAAAAAGAGACTTCCCAACTTTGTAAGCTTTAGCTATAGCTTTATTATCCTTTTCAGCAGAATTTGCCTCAAAGCACTTTGTAACAATAATATCCTTGTAATGAATCAATCCCATAGGCTTAAATATATTTCTCATATATCTAATATATTTCTTAAAGAAAAATGGAAAAGGGGCTGCCTGAGTATATACCATAACTAGTTTTTTAGTTCCAAATCTTGGCTTATGTTTTTCATCAGTAAAAGGATACAGTCTATCCATCATCATCTTAGTTTGCCCCGAAACCTGATAAATATATATAGGACTGCCTATTATAACCGCATCTGCTGTCTTTATATCTTCGTATATAAGCTTCATATCATCCTTAACACAGCAGCTATCATGCGTTCTGCAGTACATACAACTTTGGCAGCCCCTTATATTCATATCATTTAGATGGTACACCTTAGTTTCTGCCCCCATATCTTTTGCGCCTTCCATAACTTTATTAACAATGCATGTAACATTACCTGATTTTCTTGGACTTCCTACTATTCCTACTACTTTCATATTATTTCTCCTATTCTATTTTACCTAAAATATCTTTCAAATCCGTTAATGCAATTGCTAATTTTTCTAAATCCCTTTTGCTTATACTTGAAAGTTTCTTTTTTAATCCTTCTGTAACTATGTCTTTATGTTTTGATAAAAAGTCCGTTCCACTCTCAGTAAGCTTTATGTAAATGTACCGTCTATCCTTTTTATCTTGAAACCTTTCTACAAAATCTTTATCCACTAACTTTTGAACAATTGGTGTTACATTAGGCTTTGAAACCATAAGTGCCTTTGCAAGCTCAGTAACAGACATAACCCCTGTTTCCTCAAGTATGAACATAGCTTGAAAATGTGGCAAAGTTAAATCTATATCCTCATATATGTCATATTTAACTAGCTTTTTATTAAATAATGGTGGTATAAGAAACAAGCTTTCTACTATATCCTGTAGCTTTTTATCTTCCATAGCGCTCTCCTTATAAAAAACAAAATCAAACTTAGTTATAAAAATATAATAGTTATATATTTATAACTATTATATTGTAAGATTATGCTTAAGTCAATAAAAATAAAAGGGGCTAATACCCCTCTTAACTTTATACTTAATCATATAAATCTCCAGATAGTTCCTCTAACTTATCTCTATCGCTTATCTCATAGGAATCCTTATTTTTAACTATGCAGCCACTTTCACATAACTTGTTCAAGGTTCTAAGCAAATGTCTGTAGCTGGTTCCAAGCAGCTCTGCCATCTCTGTTAAATTGCAATCCTTGTGTAGACTATTGCTTATCTTTCCATCTGAAGGAGGGGTAACTGCTAGAAGGTAGCTGGCAAGCCTGTTTTCTAGTGGATATAGCAAATTTATTGAGCTATACTTTGACAGTCTAATGAGCTTTTCTCCCAGCCCCTCATTCATATACTGCAAAAACTTCGCATCTTCCAGTGCATATTTACGTATTTTGTGGAATTCAATTGCAATGCAATAGGTATCCTCTATCACCTGAACATTTGAGCTTGCTGCATTTAAGTTTAAAAATTCCACATCACCAATAACCATTAACGGCTTGTAAAAACACACCAGCAGCGACTTGCCATTGCCAAGCAAGGTGTACACCTTTGCCTTTCCATCTACGAAAAAGTATAAATACTCTATCTTTTCATCTATCTTGCAGATGTATTCATTTTTACTAAATAGGAAAAGCTCCATATACCTTTTCATATCCACACTGAAGATATTTTCAAGGTTATATTTTTCAATATAATATTCAATCCTATCTCTGTCCTTAATCTTAATCATTAAAAGCTCTCCTTAAAATATATTGAAAATTTAATGACTTATCTTATCCATCTATTCACATTAAATTTAACACATAACATTATACTTCACTATGACATATGTCATAATGGCTCCAGCAAATTTTATGCTAATCTTTAATAAAAGATCTTAAGGAGGTAATCTATGTACAGTCTATACTCAGCCTTCGTTGGAATGTTAATAACTATAATGATTGGTTTGAACGGAACCTTATCAAACCTTTTGGGAAATTACATCTCCAGTATAATCGTTCACTTTGCAGGTCTTGCTGCTGTTATTTTAGTATTATTTATAAAGAAAAATAAAGTAACCTTTAAGCGAGAAATACCACTATACCTTTACAGCGCTGGTGCAATAGGGGTTCTTATTTTACTATTTAATAACGTAACCTTTAATACAATAGGTGTATCCTTGACAGTAGCTCTTGGTTTACTTGGGCAGTCAGTTGCCTCTATAGTAATCGACAGTTACGGTTTATTTAACATGAAGCTTGTTAGGTTTAATAAGAAAAAAATATTAGGCTTTATGTTTATTTCAATAGGAATAATTATAATGACCATCTATTAAGGAGGATTTTATATGATTTATATAATAATAGCCATATGCGCAGGTGCTTTAGTTACCATATCCAGATTAATTAATTCAAACCTGGCAGATGAAATAGGGATTTTTCAAGGAACCTTCTATAATTATTTAGTAGGCTTAAGTGTATCCTTGGTAGTATTACTTTTCAGTAATGATTCTATACTAAAGGCTGCATCTAGCTTTTCTAAGGTACCGCTTTGGGCCTTTACTGGAGGCCTTGTAGGGGTTATAGTTGTAGCACTATCCAGCTACATAACGCCAAAGATTTCAGCCTTCTATTTAACTATTCTCACCTTCATAGGTCAGCTCTTTACAGGCATTATAATGGATTACTATACTCTTAATATTTTATCAATAGGTAAA includes these proteins:
- a CDS encoding DMT family transporter is translated as MIYIIIAICAGALVTISRLINSNLADEIGIFQGTFYNYLVGLSVSLVVLLFSNDSILKAASSFSKVPLWAFTGGLVGVIVVALSSYITPKISAFYLTILTFIGQLFTGIIMDYYTLNILSIGKLIGGLFVLVGLIINVLIDKKDLTKNQAAVSAETY
- a CDS encoding DMT family transporter — protein: MYSLYSAFVGMLITIMIGLNGTLSNLLGNYISSIIVHFAGLAAVILVLFIKKNKVTFKREIPLYLYSAGAIGVLILLFNNVTFNTIGVSLTVALGLLGQSVASIVIDSYGLFNMKLVRFNKKKILGFMFISIGIIIMTIY
- a CDS encoding MarR family winged helix-turn-helix transcriptional regulator; translated protein: MEDKKLQDIVESLFLIPPLFNKKLVKYDIYEDIDLTLPHFQAMFILEETGVMSVTELAKALMVSKPNVTPIVQKLVDKDFVERFQDKKDRRYIYIKLTESGTDFLSKHKDIVTEGLKKKLSSISKRDLEKLAIALTDLKDILGKIE
- a CDS encoding lysophospholipid acyltransferase family protein, whose protein sequence is MRKIYNVMFGIYVVISLYIGRLKFEILKKNMTEEEVESYAFNYVKTWARKILKGTGCTINVVGTENLTEGNCLFVHNHQEYFDILIMIGYIDKPKGFIAKKELEKVPAVSYWMKQIHCIFMDREDSRESVKSILEGVELLKSGYSMSIAPEGTRSKGPNMGEFKKGSMKLATKAGVPVVPVALNNVYRLTDGKGFLHIKPTKMDIIISKPIETKTMTREEQNNLSEMVKAEIQKSLDAINK
- a CDS encoding flavodoxin family protein → MKVVGIVGSPRKSGNVTCIVNKVMEGAKDMGAETKVYHLNDMNIRGCQSCMYCRTHDSCCVKDDMKLIYEDIKTADAVIIGSPIYIYQVSGQTKMMMDRLYPFTDEKHKPRFGTKKLVMVYTQAAPFPFFFKKYIRYMRNIFKPMGLIHYKDIIVTKCFEANSAEKDNKAIAKAYKVGKSLFK
- a CDS encoding cyclic nucleotide-binding domain-containing protein: MIKIKDRDRIEYYIEKYNLENIFSVDMKRYMELFLFSKNEYICKIDEKIEYLYFFVDGKAKVYTLLGNGKSLLVCFYKPLMVIGDVEFLNLNAASSNVQVIEDTYCIAIEFHKIRKYALEDAKFLQYMNEGLGEKLIRLSKYSSINLLYPLENRLASYLLAVTPPSDGKISNSLHKDCNLTEMAELLGTSYRHLLRTLNKLCESGCIVKNKDSYEISDRDKLEELSGDLYD